A region of Anguilla anguilla isolate fAngAng1 chromosome 18, fAngAng1.pri, whole genome shotgun sequence DNA encodes the following proteins:
- the LOC118218479 gene encoding cytochrome P450 1B1 has protein sequence MRMDIQEVMEEMSRPSPRSLLLASVSLLVAVHLWLWIQRCRNADGPPGPFPWPVIGNAAQLGSAPHLYFSRMAQKYGEVFQIKLGSRAVVVLNGDAIRTALIKKGADFAGRPDFTSFQFVSNGKSMAFGNYSDWWKAHRKIAQTTVRTFSTGNVHTKKVLENHVLSEGRELLHLFMKMTNERKYFQPLTYLTVSTANIMSAVCFGKRYSYDDAEFQAVVGRNDQFTKTVGAGSIVDVMPWLQYFPNPIKTIFGNFKDLNREFYGFISQKVAEHRKTIQSRTVRDMTDAFILALDQGLTSSTGVFLDKEYVPPTVSDIFGASQDTLSTALQWIILVLVRFPDIQKQLREEVDKVVDSSRLPSIEDQPRLPYVMAFLYEVMRFTSFIPLTIPHSTTTDTAIQGYRIPKDTVVFINQWSINHSPAKWVRPEVFDPNRFLDKSGALDKDQTSSVLIFSLGKRRCIGEDLSKMQLFLYTTLLIHQCLFKANPAEPLSLDYLYGLTLKPKAFSIAVEHRNSMALLDAYVQQHAKAEADGESTSSEQN, from the exons ATGAGGATGGACATTCAGGAGGTGATGGAGGAAATGTCCCGGCCGTCGCCGCGGAGTCTGTTGCTGGCGTCAGTGTCTTTGCTGGTGGCCGTGCACCTGTGGCTCTGGATCCAGAGATGCAGGAACGCCGACGGCCCGCCGGGGCCGTTCCCCTGGCCAGTCATAGGGAACGCGGCGCAACTTGGTAGCGCACCCCATCTCTACTTCAGTCGCATGGCGCAGAAATACGGCGAGGTCTTCCAAATTAAGCTTGGCAGCCGGGCAGTTGTGGTGCTCAATGGCGATGCGATCAGAACGGCCCTCATCAAAAAGGGGGCCGACTTTGCGGGAAGACCTGACTTCACCTCTTTTCAATTTGTTTCCAACGGCAAGAGCATGGCTTTTGGAAACTACAGCGATTGGTGGAAGGCACATCGAAAAATTGCCCAGACTACTGTCCGTACATTCTCAACAGGCAATGTCCACACTAAAAAAGTGCTCGAAAATCACGTGCTGAGCGAAGGCAGAGAACTGCTGCATCTTTTCATGAAAATGACAAACGAGAGAAAATATTTCCAGCCGCTTACATATCTGACAGTATCTACAGCAAACATAATGAGCGCCGTGTGTTTTGGGAAGAGGTACTCCTACGACGACGCCGAATTTCAGGCAGTGGTCGGAAGAAACGACCAATTTACCAAAACGGTTGGTGCTGGAAGCATAGTGGACGTCATGCCTTGGCTCCAGTATTTCCCAAACCCAATTAAAACCATATTTGGAAACTTTAAAGATCTCAACCGGGAATTCTACGGATTTATCAGTCAAAAAGTGGCTGAGCACAGAAAAACAATTCAATCACGCACTGTAAGAGACATGACTGATGCATTCATTCTGGCGCTTGACCAGGGTTTAACAAGCTCTACGGGGGTGTTCTTGGACAAAGAGTACGTGCCACCCACGGTTAGCGACATCTTTGGTGCGAGCCAAGATACACTGTCAACCGCCCTGCAGTGGATAATTCTGGTACTTGTAAG GTTCCCGGACATCCAGAAGCAGCTCCGCGAGGAGGTGGACAAGGTGGTGGACAGCAGCCGGCTGCCCAGCATCGAGGATCAGCCACGCCTGCCCTACGTCATGGCCTTCCTGTACGAGGTCATGCGGTTCACCAGCTTCATCCCCCTCACCATCCCACACTCCACCACCACCGACACCGCCATCCAGGGCTACCGCATCCCCAAGGACACCGTGGTCTTCATCAACCAGTGGTCCATCAACCACAGCCCCGCCAAGTGGGTCCGTCCGGAAGTCTTCGACCCGAACAGGTTCCTGGACAAGAGCGGGGCCCTGGACAAGGACCAGACCAGCAGCGTGCTGATCTTCTCCCTGGGGAAGAGGCGGTGCATTGGGGAGGACCTGTCCAAGATGCAGCTCTTCCTCTACACTACCCTGCTCATCCACCAGTGCTTGTTCAAGGCCAACCCCGCTGAGCCACTCAGCTTGGATTACTTATACGGCCTGACCCTGAAACCCAAGGCCTTCAGCATTGCGGTCGAGCACCGAAACTCTATGGCCCTGCTGGACGCTTATGTGCAACAGCATGCGAAAGCAGAAGCCGATGGGGAAAGCACATCCTCAGAACAGAactaa